A genomic segment from Barrientosiimonas humi encodes:
- a CDS encoding NAD(P)H-quinone oxidoreductase: MRAITIPEFGDEDALVPADVPAPQPGEGEVLVEVAAAGVNRADLMQRQGHYPPPKGESELPGLEVSGTISALGDGVDGWQVGEQVCALLAGGGYAEQVVVPAGQLLPVPQGIDLVDAAALPEVVCTVWSNVFMTANLQPGEVLLVHGGSSGIGTMAIQLGKAVGARVAVTAGSAAKLEACRELGADILINYREDDFVERLQQATEGHGADVILDVVGAKYLDRNVQALADNGRLVIIGLQGGVKGELNIGTLLGKRGAVIATSLRARPRAEKASIVASVRENVWPLVESGQIRPIVQERMPLERAGDAHRVLGESQHVGKVLLTL; encoded by the coding sequence ATGCGTGCGATCACGATTCCCGAGTTCGGCGACGAGGACGCGCTGGTGCCGGCCGACGTGCCGGCCCCGCAGCCCGGCGAGGGCGAGGTGCTGGTCGAGGTGGCCGCCGCCGGCGTCAACCGCGCCGACCTGATGCAGCGCCAGGGGCACTATCCGCCGCCGAAGGGCGAGTCGGAGCTGCCGGGCCTCGAGGTGAGCGGCACGATCAGCGCGCTCGGCGACGGCGTCGACGGCTGGCAGGTCGGCGAGCAGGTGTGCGCGCTGCTGGCCGGCGGCGGTTACGCCGAGCAGGTCGTCGTGCCCGCCGGTCAGCTGCTGCCCGTGCCGCAGGGCATCGACCTGGTCGACGCCGCCGCGCTGCCCGAGGTGGTCTGCACGGTGTGGTCCAACGTGTTCATGACCGCCAACCTGCAGCCTGGTGAGGTGCTGCTCGTGCACGGCGGCTCCAGCGGCATCGGCACGATGGCGATCCAGCTCGGCAAGGCCGTGGGCGCGCGGGTCGCCGTGACCGCCGGGTCGGCCGCGAAGCTGGAGGCCTGCCGCGAGCTCGGCGCCGACATCCTGATCAACTACCGCGAGGACGACTTCGTCGAGCGGCTCCAGCAGGCCACCGAGGGCCACGGCGCCGACGTGATCCTCGACGTGGTCGGCGCGAAGTATCTCGACCGCAACGTGCAGGCGCTCGCCGACAACGGGCGCCTGGTGATCATCGGCCTGCAGGGCGGCGTCAAGGGCGAGCTCAACATCGGGACGCTGCTCGGCAAGCGCGGCGCCGTGATCGCCACGTCGCTCCGCGCGCGGCCGCGCGCCGAGAAGGCCAGCATCGTCGCGTCGGTGCGCGAGAACGTCTGGCCCCTGGTCGAGTCCGGGCAGATCCGTCCGATCGTGCAGGAGCGCATGCCGCTCGAGCGGGCCGGCGACGCGCACCGCGTGCTCGGCGAGAGCCAGCACGTCGGCAAGGTGCTGCTGACGCTCTGA
- a CDS encoding PadR family transcriptional regulator produces the protein MSIKHSLLALLWSEPMYGAQLRSEFERRTGGTWPLNVGQVYTTLARLERDGFVEGAGAADEDGRIPYRLTDAGRAEVDRWWADPVDREQTPRNELAIKLALAVTMPGVDVPRVVQTQRTATMRHLRDLTRLKGSADDDLAWELVVESLVFQAEAEIRWLDHVEASVLRTARTVGAQGRTPSATQPAARDRQGARR, from the coding sequence ATGTCGATCAAGCACTCACTGCTCGCGCTGCTGTGGAGCGAGCCGATGTACGGCGCGCAGCTGCGCAGCGAGTTCGAGCGCCGCACGGGCGGCACCTGGCCGCTGAACGTCGGGCAGGTCTACACCACGCTCGCGCGCCTCGAGCGCGACGGGTTCGTCGAGGGGGCGGGGGCCGCCGACGAGGACGGCCGGATCCCCTATCGCCTCACCGACGCAGGGCGCGCCGAGGTCGACCGGTGGTGGGCCGACCCCGTCGACCGCGAGCAGACGCCGCGCAACGAGCTGGCGATCAAGCTCGCCCTCGCCGTGACGATGCCGGGGGTCGACGTGCCGCGCGTGGTGCAGACCCAGCGCACCGCAACGATGCGCCACCTGCGCGACCTCACCCGACTCAAGGGCAGCGCCGACGACGACCTCGCCTGGGAGCTGGTCGTCGAGAGCCTGGTCTTCCAGGCCGAGGCCGAGATCCGCTGGCTCGACCACGTCGAGGCCAGCGTGCTGCGAACCGCGAGAACCGTTGGCGCGCAAGGACGTACGCCATCGGCGACTCAGCCCGCCGCGCGCGACCGGCAGGGGGCCCGGCGATGA
- a CDS encoding ABC transporter ATP-binding protein codes for MSAPVLELLHLSRHHGAGAAQVMALDDVSLAVAPGELVAVMGPSGSGKSTLLNLAGGLDRPTSGEVVVAGAPLSRLTARQLAEIRRRTVGFVFQDLNLIPSLTAGENVALPLELDGLSVREARREARAAMLAVGIQDLADRFPEEMSGGQQQRAAIARALVGDRRLVLADEPTGALDSTTGEAVLRVLRERCDAGAAGLLVTHEARHAGWADRVVFLRDGRVVDSTGGPSEPESLLRTAG; via the coding sequence ATGAGCGCGCCGGTGCTGGAGCTGCTCCACCTGTCGCGCCACCACGGCGCCGGCGCTGCGCAGGTGATGGCGCTCGACGACGTCAGCCTTGCCGTCGCGCCCGGCGAGCTCGTGGCCGTGATGGGGCCGAGCGGGTCGGGCAAGTCGACCCTGCTCAACCTCGCCGGCGGTCTCGACCGGCCGACGAGCGGCGAGGTCGTCGTGGCGGGGGCGCCGCTCAGCCGGCTGACCGCCCGACAGCTGGCCGAGATCCGCCGCCGCACAGTGGGATTCGTCTTCCAGGACCTCAACCTCATCCCCTCGCTCACGGCCGGTGAGAACGTCGCCCTGCCGCTCGAGCTGGACGGCCTGTCGGTGCGGGAGGCGCGACGCGAGGCGCGGGCGGCGATGCTCGCCGTCGGCATCCAGGACCTCGCCGACCGCTTCCCCGAGGAGATGTCGGGCGGCCAGCAGCAGCGCGCCGCGATCGCCCGCGCGCTGGTGGGTGATCGGCGCCTGGTGCTCGCCGACGAACCCACCGGGGCGCTCGACTCCACCACCGGCGAGGCGGTGCTGCGGGTGCTGCGCGAGCGCTGCGACGCCGGCGCCGCGGGGCTGCTCGTGACGCACGAGGCGCGGCACGCGGGCTGGGCCGACCGGGTCGTCTTCCTGCGCGACGGACGCGTGGTCGACTCCACCGGCGGCCCGTCCGAACCGGAGTCACTGCTGCGGACGGCCGGCTGA
- a CDS encoding ABC transporter permease, whose protein sequence is MATSGETISTGHRSSFVGSWRLMLRLARRDLSRHWGRAILTALMVALPVMLVSAGGTLLATRSVSSAEAIPRVMGTTQARLDVGTQRVNQNYDGREVQTFSPTTGTQLPPVQVLPGGSAGEAPSAAAVQRATGGQLLPVSDGEARAVIGQRRVRFSLLGIDGRNDAYAGMGELVSGRWPSAPGEALVTERARERGFPTSGRLTLEEGQPMTVVGVADTAAPVEVVTLPSSSATAYLLRRDTPVRWEEVQRLNAHGITVLSRSLTTDPGSAPRTIYPPGTTSGDPQLVALVTVGVALLTVFFAGPAFTTSGLRHRRALGQIASNGGTAAMPRRYVLAQAVLLGVLAAVVGVALGAIIGLGAAPLAQRLKPEIAWGPPDLRWRWGLALAALAAVSALVAALIPAVIAGTTSVLQTLRGQVSARHVRAGWPVLGAVVVGIGGLLTFSGLRAPAGGEIRIALGAIMLFAGAMVALPWLLAQVARFARHLPLAMRIAARDVGRQRGRALSGVGAIMASVTLLVALSIGAASDDEEARAVYLPQATAGEGRIDLQQGPADPTQDPDLRVIERQLQAVAPQVRIDRYSNLSAPLNDDTVPLAGTRLVAIPSASCRDVSETSCWYAANALSPPILALTPSQLAALDLPAASRAALRDGGIVCAQPPETYGLTCPVRDGRATLVEGVSNGRSDASPMSRPSRSEVPGEVVPARRLSVLGMETSPSVIVSTETAQRRGWPTRTAWLRLHQPGGTDAATEQRITEALPSSVWLYVERGYTSPSRAVIWTMTAVLGLIVLVATLIGTALTQTESRTDQATLAAVGAGRGLRRRIAGWQAASIALVGGLTGLALGLIPGIAVAKPLTSSSMGPSGEPAGPFLVIPWPSIALVVLGVPLLAALMAAAVTRTRPSLTRRTD, encoded by the coding sequence ATGGCCACCTCGGGGGAGACCATCTCGACCGGCCACCGCAGCAGCTTCGTCGGGTCGTGGCGGCTCATGCTGCGCCTCGCGCGGCGCGACCTCAGCCGCCACTGGGGGCGCGCGATCCTCACCGCCCTCATGGTCGCGCTGCCGGTCATGCTGGTCAGCGCCGGCGGCACCCTGCTCGCCACCCGCAGCGTCAGCAGCGCCGAGGCTATCCCGCGGGTGATGGGCACGACCCAGGCGCGGCTCGACGTCGGCACGCAGCGCGTGAACCAGAACTACGACGGCCGCGAGGTGCAGACCTTCTCCCCGACCACCGGCACGCAGCTGCCGCCCGTCCAGGTCCTGCCGGGCGGGTCGGCCGGGGAGGCACCCTCCGCCGCGGCGGTCCAGCGCGCCACCGGCGGCCAGCTGCTGCCGGTCTCCGACGGCGAGGCGCGAGCGGTCATCGGCCAGCGCCGAGTTCGCTTCTCACTGCTGGGGATCGACGGTCGCAACGATGCGTATGCCGGCATGGGCGAGTTGGTGTCCGGCCGCTGGCCGTCCGCGCCCGGCGAGGCTCTGGTCACCGAACGCGCCCGCGAGCGCGGGTTCCCCACCTCGGGCCGCCTGACCCTGGAAGAGGGGCAGCCGATGACCGTGGTGGGCGTCGCCGACACCGCCGCGCCCGTCGAGGTGGTGACGCTCCCGTCGTCGTCGGCGACGGCGTACCTCCTGAGGCGGGACACACCGGTGCGGTGGGAGGAGGTGCAGCGGCTCAACGCGCACGGCATCACCGTGCTGAGCCGCTCGCTGACGACCGACCCCGGCTCCGCCCCGCGCACGATCTATCCGCCGGGGACCACGAGCGGCGACCCGCAGCTCGTCGCACTCGTCACGGTCGGGGTCGCGCTGCTGACCGTCTTCTTCGCCGGCCCGGCGTTCACGACCTCCGGACTGCGGCACCGGCGCGCGCTCGGCCAGATCGCGAGCAACGGCGGCACGGCGGCGATGCCGCGGCGGTACGTCCTCGCCCAGGCAGTCCTGCTCGGCGTGCTGGCCGCCGTGGTCGGGGTGGCGCTGGGGGCCATCATCGGCCTCGGCGCCGCACCGCTCGCGCAGCGACTCAAGCCCGAGATCGCCTGGGGTCCGCCGGACCTGCGGTGGCGCTGGGGGCTCGCCCTCGCGGCGCTGGCCGCGGTCAGCGCGCTGGTCGCCGCACTGATCCCCGCGGTGATCGCCGGGACCACCAGCGTGCTGCAGACGTTGCGCGGTCAGGTGTCGGCGCGGCACGTGCGCGCGGGATGGCCGGTGCTCGGCGCCGTCGTCGTCGGGATCGGCGGGCTGCTGACGTTCTCGGGGCTGCGAGCCCCCGCCGGCGGCGAGATCCGGATCGCCCTCGGCGCGATCATGCTGTTCGCCGGGGCGATGGTCGCGCTGCCCTGGCTGCTGGCCCAGGTCGCCCGGTTCGCCCGGCACCTCCCGCTCGCCATGCGCATCGCGGCGCGCGACGTCGGACGCCAGCGCGGCCGGGCGCTGTCCGGCGTCGGAGCGATCATGGCGTCGGTCACGCTGCTCGTCGCGCTGTCGATCGGCGCCGCGAGCGACGACGAGGAGGCGCGCGCGGTCTACCTGCCGCAGGCCACCGCCGGCGAGGGCCGGATCGACCTGCAGCAGGGGCCCGCCGACCCGACGCAGGACCCCGACCTGCGGGTGATCGAGCGACAGCTGCAGGCCGTCGCGCCGCAGGTGCGGATCGACCGCTACAGCAACCTCAGCGCACCGTTGAACGACGACACCGTGCCGCTTGCCGGGACCCGACTCGTCGCGATCCCCTCCGCCTCGTGCCGCGACGTCTCCGAGACGTCCTGCTGGTACGCCGCCAACGCCCTCAGCCCTCCGATCCTCGCGCTGACACCCAGCCAGCTGGCGGCGCTCGACCTCCCCGCGGCGTCGCGCGCCGCCCTTCGCGACGGCGGGATCGTGTGCGCGCAGCCGCCCGAGACGTACGGCCTGACCTGCCCTGTTCGCGACGGGCGAGCGACGCTCGTCGAGGGCGTCTCCAACGGGCGGTCGGACGCGTCCCCGATGAGTCGACCGAGCAGGAGCGAGGTGCCCGGTGAGGTCGTGCCGGCGAGGCGACTGTCCGTGCTGGGGATGGAGACGAGCCCCTCGGTCATCGTGAGCACCGAGACGGCGCAGCGCCGGGGCTGGCCCACGCGCACCGCGTGGCTGCGCCTGCACCAGCCCGGCGGCACCGACGCCGCGACCGAGCAGCGGATCACCGAGGCCCTTCCCTCGAGCGTGTGGCTGTACGTCGAGCGCGGCTACACCAGCCCCTCTCGGGCGGTGATCTGGACCATGACAGCCGTGCTCGGGCTGATCGTGCTCGTCGCCACGCTGATCGGGACGGCGCTCACCCAGACCGAGTCGCGCACCGACCAGGCCACGCTGGCCGCGGTCGGGGCCGGTCGCGGCCTGCGCCGCCGGATCGCGGGGTGGCAGGCGGCGTCGATCGCGCTGGTCGGCGGGCTGACCGGGCTGGCGCTCGGCCTGATCCCCGGGATCGCGGTGGCCAAGCCGTTGACGTCGTCGAGCATGGGGCCCTCCGGCGAACCGGCCGGCCCGTTCCTGGTGATCCCCTGGCCGAGCATCGCCCTCGTCGTGCTCGGGGTGCCGCTGCTGGCCGCGCTCATGGCCGCCGCGGTGACGCGCACCCGCCCATCCCTCACCCGACGTACGGACTGA
- a CDS encoding nitrite/sulfite reductase → MTAQATRVRQSRTGRSNGQWAVDGREPLNHNEEFKAEDNGLNVRERIEKVYAREGFDAIPADDLHGRFRWWGLYTQRKPGIDGGRTAQLEPHELEDRFFMLRVRSDGELLSPAALAVLGSISTDFARGTADITDRQNIQYHWISVEDMPEIWRRLETVGLETTEACGDTPRGFLGSPVAGVAADEIIDPTPVIAEIKRRYLGDPELANLPRKFKSAITGHPSLDVAHEINDVSLVGVVHPELGPGYDLWVGGALSTTPRLAERLGTFVTAEQAPDVWHGVIRIFRDYGYRRLRTKARLKFLLAEWGTEKFREVLENEYLGYRLADGPAPARATSPGDHVGVHEQKDGRSYVGAAPVVGRVSGSTLTDVGTLVERVGASGVRLTAHQKLVVLDVPSDRVEELVEGLEAIGLSTRPSPFRRNTVACTGIEFCKLAIVDTKDTAAATIAELEQRLAGVELDTPISLHVNGCPNSCARIQTADIGLKGQIITTDDGEQVPGFQVHLGGGLASDDREEGGLGRTVRGLKVAAADLPDYVERVVRRFLAERDGTETFATWAHRADEEALQ, encoded by the coding sequence GTGACGGCCCAGGCGACCCGGGTCCGTCAGTCGCGCACCGGCCGGTCGAACGGCCAGTGGGCTGTCGACGGCCGTGAGCCACTGAACCACAACGAGGAGTTCAAGGCCGAGGACAACGGCCTGAACGTGCGCGAGCGGATCGAGAAGGTCTATGCGCGTGAGGGGTTCGACGCGATCCCCGCCGACGACCTGCACGGCCGCTTCCGCTGGTGGGGGCTCTACACCCAGCGCAAGCCGGGCATCGACGGCGGCCGCACCGCCCAGCTCGAGCCGCACGAGCTCGAGGACCGCTTCTTCATGCTGCGGGTGCGCTCCGACGGCGAGCTGCTCTCCCCCGCCGCGCTCGCCGTGCTCGGCAGCATCTCCACCGACTTCGCCCGCGGCACCGCCGACATCACCGACCGGCAGAACATCCAGTACCACTGGATCTCCGTCGAGGACATGCCCGAGATCTGGCGCCGCCTCGAGACCGTCGGCCTGGAGACCACCGAGGCGTGCGGCGACACCCCGCGCGGCTTCCTCGGCTCCCCCGTCGCCGGCGTCGCGGCCGACGAGATCATCGACCCCACGCCGGTCATCGCCGAGATCAAGCGCCGATACCTCGGCGACCCCGAGCTCGCCAACCTCCCGCGCAAGTTCAAGTCGGCCATCACCGGCCACCCCAGCCTCGACGTCGCCCACGAGATCAACGACGTGTCGCTCGTCGGCGTCGTGCACCCCGAGCTCGGCCCAGGCTACGACCTGTGGGTCGGCGGCGCCCTGTCCACCACCCCCCGCCTCGCGGAGCGGCTCGGCACCTTCGTCACCGCCGAGCAGGCGCCCGACGTGTGGCACGGCGTGATCCGCATCTTCCGCGACTACGGCTACCGCCGGCTGCGCACCAAGGCACGGCTGAAGTTCCTGCTCGCCGAGTGGGGGACCGAGAAGTTCCGCGAGGTGCTCGAGAACGAGTACCTCGGATACCGCCTCGCCGACGGCCCCGCCCCCGCGCGCGCCACCTCGCCCGGTGATCACGTGGGCGTGCACGAGCAGAAGGACGGGCGGTCGTACGTCGGCGCAGCCCCGGTCGTGGGCCGTGTCAGCGGGTCGACGCTCACCGACGTCGGCACGCTGGTCGAGCGGGTAGGCGCCAGCGGGGTGCGCCTCACCGCCCACCAGAAGCTGGTCGTGCTCGACGTGCCGAGCGACCGGGTCGAGGAGCTGGTCGAGGGGCTGGAGGCGATCGGCCTGAGCACACGACCGAGCCCGTTCCGCCGGAACACGGTGGCCTGCACCGGGATCGAGTTCTGCAAGCTCGCGATCGTCGACACCAAGGACACCGCCGCGGCGACCATCGCCGAGCTCGAGCAGCGCCTGGCCGGCGTCGAGCTGGACACGCCGATCTCGTTGCACGTCAACGGATGCCCCAACTCGTGCGCGCGCATCCAGACCGCCGACATCGGCCTCAAGGGGCAGATCATCACGACCGACGACGGCGAGCAGGTGCCTGGCTTCCAGGTGCACCTCGGCGGCGGTCTCGCGTCCGACGACCGCGAGGAGGGCGGCCTCGGCCGCACCGTGCGTGGGCTCAAGGTCGCCGCGGCCGACCTGCCGGACTACGTCGAGCGAGTCGTACGCCGGTTCCTGGCCGAGCGCGACGGCACCGAGACCTTCGCGACCTGGGCCCACCGAGCCGACGAGGAGGCGCTGCAGTGA
- a CDS encoding phosphoadenylyl-sulfate reductase, whose amino-acid sequence MTATTTRRPVDELRALAAQGASDLAGRDDDAPAIAAWAAEHFPGRLAVACSMADAVLPYLVAEHAPGVDVLFLDTGYHFSDTLVTRDLVAEQLDINVVDVKPRLTVAEQDAEHGADLFARDPAACCRMRKVEPLRDSLGAYDAWVTGVRRDEGPTRADAPVVSFDETFGLVKINPLVTWSLEDLLRFSNEHRLPVNLLVTNGYPSIGCEPCTRPVEDGADARAGRWSGFAKTECGLHA is encoded by the coding sequence GTGACCGCGACGACGACCCGCCGACCGGTCGACGAGCTGAGAGCCCTTGCGGCACAAGGGGCTTCGGACCTCGCCGGCCGCGACGACGACGCGCCGGCCATCGCGGCCTGGGCGGCCGAGCACTTCCCGGGCCGGCTCGCCGTGGCCTGCTCGATGGCCGATGCCGTGCTCCCCTATCTCGTCGCTGAGCACGCCCCCGGGGTCGACGTGCTCTTCCTCGACACCGGCTACCACTTCTCCGACACGCTCGTGACCCGCGACCTGGTCGCCGAGCAGCTCGACATCAACGTCGTCGACGTGAAGCCGCGGCTGACCGTCGCCGAGCAGGACGCCGAGCACGGCGCCGACCTGTTCGCCCGCGACCCCGCCGCCTGCTGCCGCATGCGCAAGGTGGAGCCGCTACGCGACTCGCTCGGGGCGTACGACGCCTGGGTCACCGGCGTCCGCCGCGACGAGGGGCCCACCCGCGCCGACGCACCGGTCGTCTCCTTCGACGAGACGTTCGGCCTGGTCAAGATCAACCCGCTCGTGACCTGGAGCCTGGAGGACCTCTTGCGATTCTCGAACGAGCACCGGCTCCCGGTGAATCTGCTTGTCACCAATGGCTATCCGTCGATCGGGTGCGAGCCGTGCACCCGACCCGTCGAGGACGGCGCCGACGCGCGGGCCGGCCGCTGGTCGGGCTTCGCCAAGACCGAGTGCGGGCTGCACGCATGA
- the cysD gene encoding sulfate adenylyltransferase subunit CysD, which yields MSALASTEVEPLLLSQLETLESEAILVIREIAAELERPVLLFSGGKDSVVMLHLARKAFWPSPIPFPVLHVDTGHNFPEVLQFRDETVARMGVRLVVASVQDYLDDGRLAERADGTRNPLQTQPLLDAIVDNRFDGVFGGGRRDEEKARAKERVVSLRDEFGQWDPKNQRPELWSLFNPRHRPGEHVRVFPLSNWTELDVWRYIEREQIELPPLYYAHEREVFQRDGMWLAVGPWSTPRDGEQVEVRTVRYRTVGDMSCTGAVESPARSVSDVVAEVAASTLTERGATRADDRISEAAMEDRKKEGYF from the coding sequence ATGAGCGCGCTGGCGAGCACCGAGGTCGAGCCGCTGCTGCTCTCCCAGCTGGAGACGCTGGAGAGCGAGGCCATCCTGGTCATCCGCGAGATCGCGGCCGAGCTGGAGCGGCCGGTGCTGCTGTTCAGCGGCGGCAAGGACTCCGTCGTGATGCTCCACCTGGCGCGAAAAGCGTTCTGGCCCAGCCCGATCCCGTTCCCGGTGCTGCACGTCGACACCGGCCACAACTTCCCCGAGGTGCTGCAGTTCCGCGACGAGACCGTCGCGCGCATGGGGGTGCGGCTCGTCGTCGCCTCCGTGCAGGACTACCTCGACGACGGCCGCCTCGCCGAGCGGGCCGACGGGACCCGCAACCCGCTGCAGACCCAGCCGCTGCTCGACGCCATCGTCGACAACCGGTTCGACGGCGTCTTCGGCGGCGGCCGGCGCGACGAGGAGAAGGCGCGCGCCAAGGAGCGGGTGGTCTCGCTGCGCGACGAGTTCGGCCAGTGGGACCCCAAGAACCAGCGGCCCGAGCTGTGGTCGCTGTTCAACCCGCGGCACCGGCCAGGCGAGCACGTGCGCGTGTTCCCGCTGTCGAACTGGACCGAGCTGGACGTGTGGCGCTACATCGAGCGCGAGCAGATCGAGCTGCCGCCGCTGTACTACGCCCACGAGCGCGAGGTCTTCCAGCGCGACGGCATGTGGCTCGCGGTCGGCCCGTGGAGCACCCCGCGCGACGGCGAGCAGGTCGAGGTGCGCACCGTGCGATACCGCACCGTCGGAGACATGTCGTGCACCGGTGCGGTCGAGTCGCCCGCGCGCAGCGTGAGCGACGTGGTGGCCGAGGTCGCCGCCTCCACCCTCACCGAGCGCGGCGCCACGCGCGCCGACGACCGGATCTCCGAGGCCGCCATGGAGGACCGCAAGAAGGAGGGCTACTTCTGA
- a CDS encoding sulfate adenylyltransferase subunit 1 — MSTLTNPPTGSQAPTLLRLATAGSVDDGKSTLVGRLLHDTKSVLADQFAAVERISRDRGLSSADLALLTDGLRAEREQGITIDVAYRYFATPRRSFVLADCPGHVQYTRNTVTGSSTADVVVLLVDARHGVVEQTRRHLAVVALLRVPHVVIAVNKIDLVDFSADVFADVDAQVQQVARELGIPDAVTVPVSALDGDNVVERSTRTPWYAGPALLELLEDLPTAEEPDAEPFRMPVQLVLRPQAAAPVPALRDYRGYAGQIGSGVVAVGDEVVVLPSGRRTRVSGIDLGPDELTRAYAPQSVAVRLADDVDVSRGDVIVAASSVPELTRESDALLAWLDERPLQPGARVLVKHGARTVKAIVDRVDSRLDLEALALQPAESLGLNDIGRVSLRLAGPLPLEPYVDSRRHGSFLVIDPSSGGTLAAGMVGVPGIWASDVLPDADAAEDWLAS, encoded by the coding sequence ATGAGCACCCTCACGAACCCCCCGACCGGCTCGCAGGCCCCGACCCTGCTCCGGCTCGCCACCGCCGGCTCCGTCGACGACGGCAAGTCCACCCTGGTGGGCCGGCTGCTGCACGACACCAAGTCGGTGCTGGCCGACCAGTTCGCCGCCGTCGAGCGCATCTCGCGCGACCGCGGCCTGTCCTCCGCCGACCTCGCGCTGCTCACCGACGGCCTGCGCGCCGAGCGCGAGCAGGGCATCACCATCGACGTGGCCTACCGCTACTTCGCCACGCCCCGGCGCTCGTTCGTGCTCGCCGACTGCCCCGGCCACGTGCAGTACACCCGCAACACCGTCACCGGCTCCAGCACCGCCGACGTCGTCGTGCTGCTGGTCGACGCCCGGCACGGCGTGGTCGAGCAGACCCGGCGCCACCTGGCGGTCGTCGCGCTGCTGCGCGTCCCGCACGTGGTCATCGCGGTGAACAAGATCGACCTGGTCGACTTCTCCGCCGACGTCTTCGCCGACGTCGACGCGCAGGTGCAGCAGGTGGCCCGCGAGCTCGGCATCCCCGACGCCGTCACCGTGCCGGTCAGCGCCCTCGACGGCGACAACGTCGTCGAGCGGTCCACCCGCACCCCGTGGTACGCCGGCCCCGCCCTGCTCGAGCTGCTCGAGGACCTGCCCACGGCCGAGGAACCCGACGCCGAGCCGTTCCGGATGCCGGTGCAGCTCGTGCTGCGCCCGCAGGCCGCCGCGCCCGTCCCCGCCCTGCGCGACTACCGCGGCTACGCCGGTCAGATCGGGTCGGGCGTCGTCGCCGTCGGCGACGAGGTCGTCGTCCTGCCCTCCGGGCGCCGCACCCGCGTGTCCGGGATCGACCTCGGACCCGACGAGCTGACCCGGGCATACGCGCCGCAGTCGGTGGCCGTCCGACTCGCCGACGACGTCGACGTCTCCCGCGGTGACGTGATCGTCGCCGCCTCGAGCGTCCCCGAGCTCACCCGCGAGTCCGACGCGCTCCTCGCGTGGCTCGACGAGCGTCCGCTGCAGCCGGGCGCGCGCGTGCTGGTCAAGCACGGCGCCCGCACCGTGAAGGCCATCGTCGACCGCGTCGACAGCCGCCTCGACCTCGAGGCGCTGGCGCTGCAGCCCGCAGAGTCGTTGGGGCTCAACGACATCGGGCGGGTGTCGCTCCGGCTGGCCGGCCCGCTCCCGCTGGAGCCCTACGTCGACTCGCGCCGGCACGGTTCGTTCCTCGTGATCGACCCGAGCAGCGGCGGCACCCTCGCCGCCGGCATGGTCGGCGTGCCCGGCATCTGGGCGAGCGACGTGCTGCCCGACGCCGACGCGGCCGAGGACTGGCTGGCGTCATGA